A genomic region of Apium graveolens cultivar Ventura unplaced genomic scaffold, ASM990537v1 ctg5387, whole genome shotgun sequence contains the following coding sequences:
- the LOC141702630 gene encoding uncharacterized protein LOC141702630, protein MNIPQSQPQPTSSPSSSTTSDPMQSWWESISKARTRISLLISLLPPSLSPSISLLADTDRPARSLLLSHSSYSSITLSLSNPSSGSGSDPLCHWLYDTFLSADPDLRLVVLSYIPVLSGIYLSRIHSNSNNSLSGFEAVLLSIYASETKARNGKAVVVNLPDLNLPSLYHTPRNVSNSSNAKLNGNAGTNTNVNGGYKLGGKSGVLCPPLEPQTAVKSTKRAFIVGVVLDCYYKQISQMPVWSKLDFCRIAADWAGQDCECRTEFDEEVGNVFGEEVRVEEIDEVGEGIGDLRITENGENGDCDVGVKGARIPLPWELLQPVLRILGHCLMGPMNSNEVKDAASVAVRSLYARASHELVPQALLATRSLIQLDKRARESAQLAAVNSASSNANTPSKAKKPEILLVSK, encoded by the coding sequence ATGAACATCCCCCAATCCCAACCCCAACCCACCTCCTCCCCCTCCTCCTCCACAACCTCCGACCCAATGCAATCTTGGTGGGAATCAATCTCCAAAGCCCGCACTCGCATCTCTCTCCTCATCTCTCTCCTCCCCCCATCTCTCTCCCCCTCCATCTCTCTCCTCGCCGACACCGACCGCCCCGCTCGCTCTCTCCTCCTCTCTCACTCCTCTTACTCCTcaattaccctctctctctcAAACCCCTCTTCCGGGTCAGGATCCGACCCGCTTTGTCACTGGCTTTACGACACTTTCCTCTCCGCTGATCCCGATCTCCGTCTCGTTGTTCTCTCCTACATTCCGGTACTATCGGGTATTTATCTTTCTCGTATTCACTCTAATTCGAATAATTCTTTATCTGGTTTTGAAGCTGTGTTGCTTTCGATTTATGCCTCCGAGACAAAAGCTCGTAATGGTAAAGCTGTTGTTGTTAATTTGCCTGATTTGAATTTGCCTTCGTTGTATCACACTCCGCGAAATGTTAGTAATTCTAGTAATGCTAAATTAAATGGAAATGCGGGTACGAATACGAATGTGAATGGGGGTTATAAATTAGGGGGGAAGAGTGGGGTGTTGTGTCCTCCGTTGGAGCCACAAACGGCGGTTAAGTCGACTAAACGGGCTTTTATAGTGGGGGTTGTGTTGGATTGTTATTATAAGCAGATATCACAAATGCCGGTGTGGTCGAAGTTGGATTTTTGTAGGATTGCGGCGGATTGGGCGGGGCAGGATTGTGAGTGTAGGACGGAGTTTGATGAGGAGGTTGGGAATGTGTTTGGGGAGGAGGTTAGGGTTGAGGAGATTGATGAGGTTGGGGAGGGGATTGGGGATTTGAGGATTACGGAGAATGGGGAGAATGGGGATTGTGATGTGGGGGTGAAGGGGGCGAGGATTCCTCTTCCGTGGGAGCTTTTGCAGCCGGTTTTGAGGATTTTGGGACATTGTTTGATGGGGCCTATGAATAGTAATGAGGTTAAGGACGCGGCTTCGGTGGCGGTTAGGAGTTTGTATGCTAGGGCTTCTCATGAGTTGGTTCCGCAGGCGTTGTTGGCGACTAGGAGTTTGATTCAACTTGATAAGAGAGCAAGGGAATCTGCACAACTGGCAGCTGTTAATTCAGCTTCTTCCAATGCTAATACTCCGAGTAAAGCTAAGAAACCGGAGATTCTCTTGGTTTCAAAATGA